TTTCAAACGTGCAGGCTGATGCCACCGCCGCCGTTCTGCAGCAGATGAACCAGAGGAATGCTGTCCTCTTCAGGGGCCTCCTGGTAAAATCTGCCGTGCTGCTGATGGGACTGCCCAAACTGCTGCTGTTGCCTTGACAGGTTATCGTACTGCCCCTGCTGACCGCCTTGCTCGACACTCACCTGGAACTGCTCGACCTTCAGCCCCTGTTCGGCCAGGGCATTGCGCAGTTGCGGCAGGTGCCGCTCCAACACTTCCCGGACCTGTTGGCTCTGGGCATGGATATTGGCGCTGATTTTGTCCCCCTCGATCGCCAGATCCAGTTTAAGTGAACCGAGTTCCGCCGGTTGTAACCTCAGCACCATACGGCCGGATTCGCCGTTGACGCTGCCTGACAGATGGCTGACCACCTGGTCAAAAATCTGACTTTCCGCGACCTGCTGCCCGCTGGGCAACTGGAGGACCGGATTTTGCGGCATGGCTTTGGCCGTATCCGGGCCGGCAACGGGTCCCTGCCCCGGTTGAGCATGATGGGCCTGGGGGGAAAGCCCGTCCAGAACATGTTTTTCACCCTGTTCCGTCATCTGGCTCAAATGACTGGCAGGGGCTTTTTGCTGGCCATGTTCCACCACCAGACCTTCCGTTGCGGTCGCAGCGCGTTGTTCTCCATGAGTCTCTTGAGCCTGCTGCAACTGTGTGCTGGCAGCCTGATTGGCCGGTGCCGACGCGGCTGTCCGATGAGTCGGTTTGCCCTGGGAAACACGCTGTTCGGCGCGCGGATTGAGCAGCCCGGCGAACCGCGGGTCAAGCTCCTCGGCTGTTTTGGCATTATTCCCTGCGCCATCCTCGGCAGCATTGGCCGTGGCGACGCCTTCAGTGGCAACCGGTTCGGTCTGGTTCTGTGCTTTGACCGCATCAATAACCTGCTGGAGAATCTGCCGGGCCTGTGCCAGAGTTTCAGCTTTCCCGCCCGGTTGTTCCTGGGCTGCGGTCGCTTCCGGCGCGGTCGCTACCTGAACCGACGTCGCGGTCACTTCAGCCGGCACAGCAACCAGCTGGTTTTCGATCCCGCTGAGCAGTTGTGTCAACAAGTGATCCTTGTCTTCACTCTTCTTCAGTTCTTCAAGCTGATCGGCCAGGGCGGACAAATCGATTCCGGCCAGGACCTCCTCACCATGAAGATCGGTGGAATCGAGTTGCTGCACCAGATCGGTCAGCAGGCTG
This genomic window from Pelobacter seleniigenes DSM 18267 contains:
- a CDS encoding flagellar hook-length control protein FliK; protein product: MQDTARIERMTATPDLPAAKRSSSKNDEAFDRIFNEKQQPEQDPAVARQTRSKDGAGTADKPDRTKSRDTEGQSARAEQKSAAPDHCREKTAGKDAAAKQDEVTGKNDEQTAAAIADQPAEAASAEEAMQQIQQTLVKLMKVMSKQGDATDADTREQLDSLLTDLVQQLDSTDLHGEEVLAGIDLSALADQLEELKKSEDKDHLLTQLLSGIENQLVAVPAEVTATSVQVATAPEATAAQEQPGGKAETLAQARQILQQVIDAVKAQNQTEPVATEGVATANAAEDGAGNNAKTAEELDPRFAGLLNPRAEQRVSQGKPTHRTAASAPANQAASTQLQQAQETHGEQRAATATEGLVVEHGQQKAPASHLSQMTEQGEKHVLDGLSPQAHHAQPGQGPVAGPDTAKAMPQNPVLQLPSGQQVAESQIFDQVVSHLSGSVNGESGRMVLRLQPAELGSLKLDLAIEGDKISANIHAQSQQVREVLERHLPQLRNALAEQGLKVEQFQVSVEQGGQQGQYDNLSRQQQQFGQSHQQHGRFYQEAPEEDSIPLVHLLQNGGGGISLHV